The following proteins come from a genomic window of Malus sylvestris chromosome 4, drMalSylv7.2, whole genome shotgun sequence:
- the LOC126618256 gene encoding uncharacterized protein LOC126618256, producing MALLLWIVCVAVSGAILFLMMTGILNHVLPTQSQRNEWHEINNQILNALFTLMSLYHHLKRIYCKNGTYKPHEQLNIMVVVVLLHLDCFARYSLCTLNLGYKRSERPAIGVGVCPSVAIAAPAIAGVYCIVSSLGTEYEVDSKSQDHILTNRTFASRNEQKIAEFEPQWRGGFI from the coding sequence ATGGCACTCCTTTTGTGGATAGTTTGTGTTGCTGTCTCCGGAGCAATCCTTTTTCTCATGATGACAGGAATCTTAAACCATGTCCTACCGACGCAGTCACAGAGAAATGAGTGGCATGAGATTAACAATCAAATTCTCAATGCTCTCTTCACTCTCATGAGTCTTTACCATCACCTGAAAAGGATATACTGTAAGAACGGAACTTACAAGCCCCATGAACAGTTAAACATTATGGTCGTTGTTGTGTTACTCCATCTGGATTGCTTTGCTCGGTATTCCTTGTGTACGCTTAACTTGGGATACAAAAGATCTGAGCGACCGGCTATTGGTGTTGGTGTCTGCCCTTCAGTTGCAATTGCTGCTCCTGCAATTGCAGGTGTGTACTGCATTGTCAGCTCCCTTGGCACGGAGTATGAAGTTGATAGCAAATCGCAGGATCATATTCTCACAAACCGAACATTTGCATCTAGAAATGAGCAAAAGATTGCTGAATTTGAACCCCAATGGAGAGGGGGGTTTATTTGA
- the LOC126620098 gene encoding probable inactive purple acid phosphatase 28: MESPSSAANWKYQTLSEDVDSSVESSSSAANWKHSVLYLSFLCSVIYFFHTQISHNLLIGHRPVRVKKTSPDLPLRFRSDGTFKILQVADMHYGNGRLTRCRDVLDSEFDWCSDLNTSHFLRKMIEVEKPHFIAFTGDNIFGSSSVDAAESMLRAFGPAIDSGVPWAAVLGNHDQESTMTREELMSFISLMDYSVSQVNPLAEDLSKGGSTKNIDGFGNYDLRVYGAPGSYLANTSILNLFFLDSGDRETVEGVQTYGWIKESQLHWLRDISQGFQGHIGYLDRSAEAFPPDKPPALVFFHIPIPEVRQLWYKKIVGQFQEAVACSKVNSGVLQTLVSMGDVKAVFMGHDHTNDFCGNLDGIWFCYGGGFGYHGYGNARWPRRARVILAELGKGKKGWMGVERIKTWKRLDDEKLSKIDEQVLWKHEPSG; this comes from the exons ATGGAATCGCCGTCCTCGGCAGCAAACTGGAAATACCAGACGCTGTCCGAAGATGTTGACTCTTCAGTGGAATCGTCGTCCTCGGCAGCAAACTGGAAACACTCGGTCCTGTATTTGTCTTTCCTCTGCTCAGTCATCTACTTTTTTCACACCCAAATCTCTCACAATTTGCTAATCGGCCATCGGCCTGTCAGAGTAAAAAAAACCAGCCCAGATCTTCCCCTTCGTTTCCGGTCCGACGGAACCTTCAAAATCCTTCAG GTGGCTGATATGCATTACGGGAATGGAAGGTTGACTCGCTGCCGAGATGTGTTGGACTCCGAGTTTGACTGGTGTTCTGATCTCAACACCTCCCACTTCCTGAGGAAGATGATTGAAGTTGAGAAGCCTCATTTCATTGCTTTTACAG GAGATAATATATTCGGGTCAAGCTCTGTTGATGCTGCTGAATCCATGCTTAGAGCATTTGGTCCTGCCATTGATTCAGGAGTTCCATGGGCAGCAGTTTTAGGAAACCACGACCAAGAATCTACGATGACACGTGAGGAACTGATGTCTTTTATCTCACTTATGGATTATTCAGTTTCACAAGTTAATCCATTAGCTGAGGATCTCTCTAAAGGAGGAAGCACGAAAAACATTGATGGATTTGGCAATTATGATCTGAGAGTATATGGTGCCCCGGGATCCTATTTGGCAAACACAAGCATCCTCAATCTTTTCTTTCTTGACAGTGGAGACAGGGAAACTGTTGAAGGAGTTCAAACTTATGGTTGGATTAAGGAATCTCAACTCCATTGGCTTCGTGACATTTCTCAGGGATTTCAG GGCCACATTGGATATCTAGATCGCTCAGCAGAGGCTTTTCCTCCGGACAAACCACCAGCGCTTGTATTTTTTCATATCCCAATTCCAGAGGTCCGGCAGCTGTGGTACAAAAAGATTGTTGGCCAGTTTCAGGAGGCTGTGGCATGTTCAAAAGTGAACTCAGGAGTTTTGCAGACCCTTGTATCCATGGGAGACGTGAAAGCCGTGTTCATGGGACACGATCATACCAATGACTTCTGCGGGAATCTTGATGGTATTTGGTTTTGTTATGGTGGGGGCTTCGGGTACCATGGTTATGGAAACGCTAGGTGGCCAAGGAGAGCAAGGGTCATATTGGCAGAACTTGGGAAGGGAAAGAAAGGCTGGATGGGCGTTGAGAGGATTAAGACATGGAAGCGTCTTGACGACGAGAAACTGAGCAAGATTGATGAGCAAGTCTTGTGGAAACATGAACCATCAGGATAG